In Runella sp. SP2, the genomic window TTGTTTGGGTCGCTGGGAAGTACGGGACTGGTCAATATTTCGGGACTCAATGCGTCGAGTTTTCCACTGGCTACTTTCCGTACCTTGCCTTCGTATGCGTTTATTGCTGACCGATACGCGGCCTTGTATTACAGCCACGATTTTAGCCGCACTTTGCTTCGCCTCAAAAATAAATACAGCCAACCTCGGTTATTGGTCTATAACAATGTATTGGTCGGGGGCTTACGAACGCCCGAAAAACATTCGTTTTCGTGGAACTACCAATCCAATCCTTTCCACGCCGAAGCAGGCTTAGAAGTGCGAGACCTTTTGCGAATTCCGATTCGAAGCATTTTTCTGGGTACGGGCATGGGAGTTGCTTATCAATACGCACCTGCGCCCACAGGACTTTGGCAAAACAACGCAAAAGCGTACTGGTTGGGCATAAATTTGAGCCGATAACCCCTCAAAGTTGCTATCTTTGCGGCTCAATTTATTCATTATGACAACTACCATCGTACCCCAACTTCAAGCCACGCAACAAGCCGCTGCGCAAGTGCGTCGCTTGACTAGCGAGCAAAAAACGGCCTTGCTCAATCGCCTCGCCGATTTGCTGCTAGCGCACCAAGCGCTGATTATGGCCGAAAACCAGAAAGACATGGAGCGAATGCCCGATGGCGACCCTAAAAAAGACCGTTTGTTTTTGAACGAAAAGCGGATTCAGGGATTAGCCGACAGCCTTCGCGACGTAGCGCTGTTGCCCGACCCGTCGGGGCAGGTGTTGTTGGAACGAGAGATTGAACAAGGGCTTAAATTGAAAAAAATTGCGGTTCCCCTTGGCGTCGTTGGCGCCATCTACGAATCACGCCCCAACGTGACGGTGGACGTGGCCTCGTTGTGTTTGCGTTCGGGCAATGCCTGTGTATTGAAGGGCGGCAAAGAAGCCGATTTTTCTAACCGCTGTTTGGTAGGGTTGATTCACCAAGCGCTGCAAGAAGCAGGAGTGGACACCAACGCCGTGATGCTGCTTCCTACCGACCGTCAGTTTGTGACCGAATTGCTCACCGCCACTCGCTATGTCGATATTATCATTCCACGCGGTTCGGAGTCGTTGATTCAGTTTGTACGGAAAAATTCACTCATCCCAACCATTGAAACAGGAGCAGGAGTTTGTCATGGCTACATTGAGGCTACCGCCGATTTGGCCAAAGCCCGTGACATTGTGGTGAATGCGCGCGTTTCGCGGCCGTCGGTCTGCAACTCCATGGACTGCGTGATTGTTGACCGTGCCATTGCGGCCGAGTTTTTACCCATGCTCAATGACGATTTTATCAAGTGGAACGTAGAAGTATATGCCGATGAAGCATCGTATCCAATTTTTGAAGGCATCTCTTACCCAAAACTTCAACACGCTCAACCCCAAGATTTTGGGCGTGAGTTTTTGGATTATAAACTAGCCGTAAAAGTAGTTGACGGCCTCGACGAAGCACTTTCGCACATTCAAAATTATTCGTCGCGCCACTCCGAAGCTATTGTTTCCCAAAACCAATCCCTCATTGACCGTTTCTTGGCCGAAGTAGATGCGGCGGCGGTGTATGCCAATACTTCCACGCGTTTTACCGACGGAGGGGTGTTTGGACTTGGCGCTGAAATCGGCATTTCTACCCAAAAACTCCACGCCCGTGGCCCCTTTGCCCTCGAAAAACTCGTGACGGAGAAGTGGGTAGTGGTGGGTGATGGGCAAGTTCGTTGGTAAATTTAGTACTTATGGCAGCAAAAGATATTTTTCATGACTTAGTCAAACAAGCGCTACAAAATGAGGGTTGGAGTGTGACGCATGACCCATTCAAAATTATGCTTGGAAGAAGACGTGGTTACATTGATCTGGGGGCAGAAAGAGAAATTATCGCTGCTCAGAAAGGAAATGAAAAAATTGCCGTTGAGATTAAAAGTTTTATTGGCCACTCTGACTTAAACGATTTCGAAGACGCACTGGGGTAATTTTTGCTTTATTGGAAAGCATTGAAAAACACAGATTTGGAACGAACACTCTATTTAGCCGTCCCCTATGGTTTTTATCAACGTTTTTTCGATGACCCTTTTTTTCTAGATGTGGCTGCTACTTTTGATGTTAAAATGCTGATTTTTGATGAAACAAAACCTCATATCAAGCAATGGATAAACTAGTTTTTCACAAACAAGTCGCTCGTCGAATCATAGAAGAAGTGGCCCATTTATCCCCACGCATTGAGGGTGGTATAGAAAATCAAATTATCACAGATGATGAACATGGTCACTACCTTTATTTTGGCGTAGGCTGGGAAAAAGAAAATAGCGGATGGATATACGCCTCGTTTGTTCACATTGATGTCAAAGCCGATGGCAAAGTTTGGCTTCAACACGATGGAACCGATCTAAGTATTGCAGAAAAACTTCAAACCTATGGTATCTCCAAAAGCGACATCGTCATTGGTTTCCAAGCTCCTGCGGTCCGAAAATACATGGATGGCTACGCTGCCGCGTAATTAACCTTCCCGAAAGTTCTAGAACTTTCGGGAAGGTATAAATTTACAAAAACTGGGTATTTTTCCCATTTCCCTTAAGGTACTCAGAAAACGAAATCCGTACTTTTAAATACCCTTTTTTTGCCGTGCAAGGTAAATAATAGAGATAGGGCTTTTCACCAGATTTATAAGAACCACTACGATTGAAAATAACATCAACCTTACCCTTTTTCATTTTTGTCTCATCATAGGGCGTACAACTTCTTAGTTTGTGAATATCGGCATTGGGTGACAACACATAGATTTCGGCATCACCGTCTAAAGTACCCTCAACATGAATGGAGTAGCTGTCAGTTCTGTCAGTTAAAAATAGCTCCCTAATCTCTGGTCTAAAAATTTGTTTCTTTGATACATCGTGTATTTCGTAAGTGTCAATTCCCAAGTCACAACCACTCACTATCACAAAAAGAATGAAAGCATATATTGTTTTTTTCATTTTATTGTCAATTTATAAAGCTACCATTCCTCAACTACCTTCCCGAAAGTTTGGAACTTTCGGGAAGGTGTAAACGAGTCTTAGATTTACCGTTTCAGCCACCTATCCAGTCGCTCTTTCTCAAACGGCGAAAAATGCTCTATGTAGTTGGCTTGGGCGTCCATCACTACTACCAGCGGGCGTTTTGCGCCAAACATTGCTTCCAGTATTTCGGTCTCCGCATGACGGGCATACCAATGAGTTCCTGTTTTTGAAGTAGCCCAGTTTTTTTTCAGCGCTTCTTTCCAACTATCAAAATGATTCCGAACTCCTACAGTAGCGAAGCTGAGGTGCGGAGAGGTATATTTTTGTGCCAAAGTCGCCCAAGTAGTCAGCGCAAGTTCGCAGCTATCTTCCCACGTATTCCAAATCAGCAGCAGCGAATGGGTGGTTTTGGCAAGGGTTGGTAAAAAAACTTGGTTGCTGTCCACCGTCAAAAGGGGTAACGAAGGCACGGAGATTCCAGAAACAGGCTTCTGATTTTTCCAAAACTCGTACTTCAACTCTTTGAGACGCTTCGAATTTGGGAAATCCCGTTCAAAGCGGGTGATAATCTCGTATTTGCGGGGATAATCTCTTTTCCACAGCAACAACGACGTTAAGAGCGTTTCGCGCGTAACTGGCAAATGAGACAATTGGCGGTCGAGTACGTTGTAAAACTCCGTCATTACCTCGTACAAATCTGGTAGAGGTGTAATATCTTTTTGAATATGCTCTAACAAACACTGTTGGTATTCCAACGACAGCACCGCGTCCTCAAAGGGTAAAATACGCAACGGCGGATGATATACCTCCGACGACGTAAAAGAGGGTTCATGCCCTCTACGGTACTCCTCAAACATGGCCTCCGTCCAATTTTTGGTGGCGACAAAAAACTTAGTACGCTCGTAATACTGCGCTTCTAAGGCTGCTCTTACAAAAGCATTTTGACCCGTGTCGGAGGTATCTTGCGTTGCCTTGTAGCGCTCCCAACCTTCCTCGGCCAAATCTTGCATTAATTTGGTATAAATGTCGGTAGAAACTTTTTGCATCAACGGCCGCTGCATCAAAGAATCCCCACCAAATACCCCCTGCTGGTACAAAAAGCGGTTGATGGTCGCTGCTTTGTTTTGGCCTTCAAATACAAACTTTCCTTTAACTTCCTGTCCTTTGAGTGTATCGCCTTTGGGCAAGAAAAAACGGTAGATGTAGGTGCGGTTGGTGGTATCCATGTAATGAACATACACCACTTGCGAGCGCTCGATGGGTACGACCACGCGCAAAAAATGCTGGCTATCAATG contains:
- a CDS encoding XisI protein, translated to MDKLVFHKQVARRIIEEVAHLSPRIEGGIENQIITDDEHGHYLYFGVGWEKENSGWIYASFVHIDVKADGKVWLQHDGTDLSIAEKLQTYGISKSDIVIGFQAPAVRKYMDGYAAA
- a CDS encoding glutamate-5-semialdehyde dehydrogenase — its product is MTTTIVPQLQATQQAAAQVRRLTSEQKTALLNRLADLLLAHQALIMAENQKDMERMPDGDPKKDRLFLNEKRIQGLADSLRDVALLPDPSGQVLLEREIEQGLKLKKIAVPLGVVGAIYESRPNVTVDVASLCLRSGNACVLKGGKEADFSNRCLVGLIHQALQEAGVDTNAVMLLPTDRQFVTELLTATRYVDIIIPRGSESLIQFVRKNSLIPTIETGAGVCHGYIEATADLAKARDIVVNARVSRPSVCNSMDCVIVDRAIAAEFLPMLNDDFIKWNVEVYADEASYPIFEGISYPKLQHAQPQDFGREFLDYKLAVKVVDGLDEALSHIQNYSSRHSEAIVSQNQSLIDRFLAEVDAAAVYANTSTRFTDGGVFGLGAEIGISTQKLHARGPFALEKLVTEKWVVVGDGQVRW